The Paracoccus sediminicola genome has a segment encoding these proteins:
- a CDS encoding ABC transporter ATP-binding protein, with the protein MSSAQPDALRLDGVSRSFGTRTVLPALSLTVPAGRITCLLGESGCGKSTLLRLIAGVDRPDDGVIEIGGRRIVGPDCFTEPESRRIGFMFQDYALFPHLSVAENLAFGLQALGRAERAARIAGISERIGITHLLSRYPHSLSGGEQQRAALARALAPQPEILLMDEPFSNLDQGLRERVRRETLDILRQLGTTAILVTHDPQEALAVGDLIVLMKQGSIEQIGTPFDIYDRPSSIYAAEFMGPCNRLAGIWRAGEIETAIGRFPAALKVADGTAVMACIRPQALSIEPDGGGISARIVSKTFTGESEQIEISVHPLFEPLRMHSHERIPMEVGEKVGLRLNGAQIHVFEDEFSAEETVLPL; encoded by the coding sequence ATGTCCTCAGCTCAACCCGATGCGCTTCGTCTCGACGGGGTTTCGCGCAGCTTTGGGACGCGCACTGTGCTACCGGCGCTGTCGCTCACTGTGCCGGCGGGCCGGATCACCTGCCTGCTCGGGGAATCCGGATGTGGCAAATCCACGCTGCTGAGGCTGATTGCCGGCGTGGACCGCCCCGATGACGGCGTGATCGAGATTGGCGGGCGGCGCATCGTCGGGCCGGATTGCTTCACCGAACCGGAATCGCGCCGCATCGGCTTCATGTTTCAGGATTATGCGCTGTTTCCCCATCTCAGCGTTGCCGAGAATCTCGCATTTGGTCTGCAAGCGCTCGGTCGGGCCGAGCGCGCCGCGCGCATCGCCGGGATCAGCGAGCGGATCGGCATCACGCATCTGCTCAGCCGCTATCCGCATTCTCTCTCCGGCGGCGAACAGCAACGCGCGGCCCTCGCCCGTGCCCTGGCGCCGCAGCCCGAGATCCTGCTGATGGATGAGCCCTTCTCGAATCTCGATCAGGGGCTGCGAGAGAGGGTCCGCCGCGAGACACTGGACATTCTTCGCCAGCTTGGGACGACGGCGATCCTCGTCACCCACGATCCGCAAGAGGCGCTGGCCGTGGGCGACCTGATCGTGTTGATGAAACAGGGCAGTATCGAGCAGATCGGCACGCCTTTCGATATTTATGACCGTCCCAGCTCGATCTACGCGGCGGAATTCATGGGTCCGTGCAACCGGCTCGCCGGGATCTGGCGGGCGGGCGAGATCGAGACCGCGATCGGGCGCTTCCCCGCCGCGCTGAAGGTGGCAGACGGAACCGCGGTCATGGCCTGCATCCGCCCGCAGGCACTGTCGATAGAGCCGGATGGGGGCGGGATCTCTGCCCGGATCGTGTCGAAAACCTTCACCGGCGAGAGCGAGCAGATCGAGATCAGCGTTCATCCGCTGTTCGAACCGCTGCGGATGCACAGCCATGAGCGCATCCCAATGGAGGTCGGCGAAAAGGTCGGGTTGCGGTTGAATGGCGCGCAAATACATGTTTTCGAAGATGAATTTTCCGCAGAAGAGACTGTTCTTCCCCTCTGA
- a CDS encoding FGGY-family carbohydrate kinase, whose product MTQKAEPGLFLGVDVGTGSARAGIFDVSGRMLGTAKRDIAIWQDAPDIAEQSGDDIWQAVCIATRDAVEHASIDPARIAGVGFDATCSLVVLGPGGAPLSVSASGDAARNIIVWMDHRATGQAARINATGHDVLRYVGGTISPEMQTPKLLWLKENLPETYDTAWQFMDLADFLSWRASGDATRSACTVTCKWTYLAHEQRWDADYFHAIGLGDLAEDGFARIGPRVLPPGTALRKGLTTDAAAAMGLRPGIAVAAGLIDAHAGGLGTVGAQGQPQSNMGYVFGTSSCTMSSTDAPVFVPGVWGPYYGAMVPGLWVNEGGQSAAGAAIERLISLHPAEMQARELAVEAGQPLPVWLAHRAAAKAGQLSDSAALAKGLHVVPEFLGNRAPFADPSARAVIAGLGMDQGLDSLIALYIAGLCGIGYGLRQILDAQRAAGIETERIVISGGAGQLDLVRQLLADSAGKPVLAVTAEEPVLLGSAMLGAIACGRFGGLPEAMGAMSHPSQVFAPSDAHAALHDARYAAFRALQDAARSASDA is encoded by the coding sequence ATGACTCAGAAGGCAGAGCCGGGACTTTTCCTGGGCGTGGATGTCGGAACCGGCAGCGCGCGGGCGGGGATATTCGATGTCTCCGGACGGATGCTCGGCACGGCCAAGCGCGACATCGCCATCTGGCAGGACGCGCCCGACATCGCCGAGCAATCCGGCGACGACATCTGGCAAGCGGTCTGTATCGCCACGCGCGACGCGGTCGAGCATGCATCCATCGACCCGGCCCGGATCGCGGGTGTCGGATTTGACGCCACCTGTTCGCTGGTGGTGCTCGGCCCCGGCGGAGCGCCGCTCAGCGTCAGTGCCTCAGGCGACGCGGCGCGCAACATCATCGTCTGGATGGATCACCGCGCGACCGGACAGGCGGCACGGATAAACGCGACCGGCCACGACGTGCTGCGCTATGTCGGCGGAACCATCTCGCCCGAGATGCAGACGCCGAAGCTGCTCTGGCTGAAGGAGAACCTGCCCGAGACTTATGACACTGCCTGGCAGTTCATGGATCTTGCCGATTTTCTCAGTTGGCGTGCCAGCGGTGATGCGACCCGCTCGGCCTGCACGGTAACCTGCAAATGGACCTATCTCGCGCATGAGCAGCGCTGGGATGCGGATTATTTTCACGCCATCGGGCTTGGCGATCTTGCCGAAGACGGTTTTGCCCGGATCGGGCCGCGCGTGTTGCCGCCCGGAACGGCGCTGCGGAAAGGGCTGACGACTGACGCGGCCGCCGCGATGGGGCTGCGCCCCGGCATCGCCGTCGCCGCCGGTCTGATCGACGCCCATGCCGGCGGGCTGGGAACCGTCGGGGCTCAGGGACAGCCACAGAGCAATATGGGATATGTGTTCGGCACATCGTCCTGCACCATGAGTTCCACCGATGCGCCGGTCTTCGTGCCCGGAGTGTGGGGGCCGTATTACGGCGCGATGGTGCCGGGGCTGTGGGTGAACGAGGGCGGGCAATCCGCTGCCGGGGCCGCGATCGAGCGGCTGATCTCTCTGCATCCCGCCGAGATGCAGGCGAGGGAGCTGGCCGTTGAGGCAGGTCAGCCGCTGCCGGTCTGGCTTGCGCATCGCGCCGCTGCGAAGGCGGGCCAGCTTTCAGACAGCGCGGCTCTGGCAAAGGGACTGCATGTCGTGCCGGAGTTTCTGGGCAATCGCGCCCCCTTTGCCGACCCCTCGGCCCGCGCCGTGATTGCCGGGCTGGGCATGGATCAGGGTCTGGACAGCCTGATCGCGCTTTACATCGCCGGGCTATGCGGCATCGGCTATGGGCTGCGCCAGATCCTCGATGCCCAGCGCGCAGCGGGGATCGAGACCGAGCGCATCGTCATCTCTGGCGGCGCGGGACAGCTGGATCTGGTGCGCCAGCTTCTCGCGGACAGCGCCGGCAAACCAGTGCTGGCCGTGACAGCAGAAGAACCGGTGCTGCTTGGCTCGGCAATGCTTGGCGCGATTGCCTGCGGTCGCTTCGGCGGGCTGCCCGAAGCGATGGGGGCGATGTCGCACCCGTCGCAGGTTTTTGCACCCTCAGACGCTCATGCCGCGCTTCACGATGCCAGATACGCCGCCTTCCGCGCCTTGCAGGACGCCGCGCGTAGCGCAAGCGACGCATAG
- a CDS encoding efflux RND transporter periplasmic adaptor subunit, which translates to MTDDTTQQAERHTLSFKDDKGASRSTWIAGAILIGIVGWMGSGFIFPSSDASEPRSAQTEPAPVAVAVQPSRAEEVTLFFQAEGQAMPDRDTAIRAEASGDVAELLASKGDEVAKGEVLARLTTDQAEADLRRARQEQERAQREFDNATALRDRGVATQDRVSQATATLASAEAAVTAAEEALERTSIVAPFDGRIETLTLDEGEYIAAGTEIGRIVDNRPLTVSLQVPQQALNRISDGQPAEVTFITGEKREGEVSFVGTSAASETRTFLTEITVPNEDGAIPAGISAEIVMPTGTERAHFVSPSVISLSAEGATGIKTVEDGKVAFYEVELVRAEVDGLWVAGLPDEAVIITIGQGFVRDGEPVTTSEAETEPDAARELAQEATE; encoded by the coding sequence ATGACCGATGACACTACCCAACAGGCGGAACGCCACACGCTTTCGTTCAAAGACGACAAAGGCGCATCCCGCTCGACCTGGATCGCTGGGGCGATCCTGATCGGGATCGTCGGCTGGATGGGCAGCGGCTTCATCTTTCCGTCGAGCGATGCATCCGAGCCGCGCAGCGCGCAGACGGAACCCGCCCCGGTCGCGGTGGCGGTGCAGCCCTCGCGCGCCGAAGAGGTCACGCTGTTCTTTCAGGCCGAAGGTCAGGCCATGCCGGATCGCGACACCGCGATCCGCGCCGAGGCGTCGGGCGATGTTGCCGAGTTGCTGGCCAGCAAGGGCGACGAGGTTGCAAAGGGCGAGGTTCTGGCCCGGCTGACCACCGATCAGGCCGAGGCCGATCTGCGTCGCGCCAGACAAGAGCAGGAGCGGGCGCAGCGGGAGTTCGACAATGCCACCGCCCTGCGCGACCGCGGCGTCGCCACGCAGGACCGGGTGTCGCAGGCCACCGCGACGCTGGCCTCTGCCGAGGCCGCCGTGACGGCCGCCGAAGAGGCGCTTGAGCGGACGAGCATCGTTGCCCCCTTCGACGGGCGGATCGAGACGCTCACACTCGACGAGGGCGAATATATTGCCGCGGGCACCGAGATCGGCCGCATCGTCGACAATCGCCCGCTGACCGTCTCGCTTCAGGTGCCGCAGCAGGCGCTGAACCGGATCAGCGACGGCCAGCCGGCGGAGGTCACCTTCATCACCGGCGAGAAACGCGAGGGCGAGGTCAGCTTTGTCGGCACCTCAGCCGCCAGCGAGACCCGCACCTTCCTGACCGAAATCACCGTTCCGAACGAGGATGGTGCGATCCCGGCGGGCATCTCGGCCGAGATCGTCATGCCGACCGGGACGGAGCGCGCGCATTTCGTCTCGCCCTCGGTCATCTCGCTGAGCGCGGAGGGCGCGACCGGCATCAAGACGGTCGAGGATGGCAAGGTCGCCTTTTACGAGGTCGAGCTGGTCCGCGCCGAAGTGGACGGGCTTTGGGTGGCCGGTCTTCCCGACGAGGCTGTCATCATCACCATCGGACAGGGCTTCGTCCGCGACGGTGAGCCGGTGACCACCAGCGAAGCCGAGACCGAACCGGATGCCGCGCGCGAACTGGCGCAGGAGGCCACCGAGTGA
- a CDS encoding Fe(3+) ABC transporter substrate-binding protein gives MVKSTALHGTIAASTLLLSAASAASAQELNLYTSREPGLIEPLLEAFTESTGVTVNTVFLKDGLAERVEAEGEASPADVLMAVDVGKLADFVEKGLTQPVESEVLTESIPENLRGPENNWFALSTRARVVYAAKDLDLDAITYEELADPKWEGKLCIRSGQHPYNTGLISAFIAHHGAEATEEWLNGMKANLARKAGGGDRDGAKDILGGICDIAVANSYYVGRMRSGAGGEEQQEWGDAIKVILPTFEDGGTHVNISGAAVAKYAANKDEAVQLLEYLVSDEAQKIYAEANYEHPVKPGAPVDPMVESFGELTVDSVPLTEIVEYRDQASELVDKVGFDN, from the coding sequence ATGGTCAAATCGACCGCTCTTCATGGCACCATCGCGGCGAGCACCCTGCTGCTTTCCGCCGCTTCCGCCGCCTCGGCGCAGGAGCTCAACCTCTACACCTCGCGTGAGCCGGGGCTGATCGAGCCGCTTCTGGAAGCCTTCACCGAATCCACCGGCGTCACCGTCAACACCGTGTTCCTGAAGGACGGCCTGGCCGAGCGCGTCGAGGCCGAGGGCGAAGCCTCCCCCGCCGATGTGCTGATGGCGGTCGATGTCGGCAAGCTGGCCGACTTCGTCGAAAAGGGCCTGACCCAGCCGGTTGAGTCCGAAGTCCTGACAGAATCCATCCCGGAAAACCTGCGCGGTCCGGAAAATAACTGGTTCGCCCTCTCGACCCGTGCCCGCGTCGTCTATGCGGCGAAGGATCTCGATCTCGATGCGATCACCTATGAAGAGCTGGCAGACCCGAAATGGGAAGGCAAGCTGTGCATTCGTTCGGGCCAGCATCCTTACAATACCGGGCTGATCTCGGCCTTTATCGCCCATCACGGCGCCGAGGCGACCGAGGAATGGCTGAACGGCATGAAGGCCAATCTCGCCCGCAAGGCCGGCGGCGGCGACCGTGACGGTGCGAAGGACATCCTCGGCGGCATCTGCGACATCGCAGTGGCGAACTCCTATTATGTCGGCCGGATGCGGTCGGGCGCCGGCGGAGAAGAGCAGCAGGAATGGGGCGATGCGATCAAGGTGATCCTGCCGACTTTCGAAGATGGCGGCACCCATGTGAATATCAGCGGTGCTGCGGTGGCCAAATACGCCGCCAACAAGGATGAGGCGGTTCAGCTGCTGGAATATCTCGTCTCGGACGAAGCCCAGAAGATCTATGCCGAGGCGAATTACGAACACCCCGTCAAGCCCGGCGCGCCGGTCGATCCGATGGTCGAATCCTTCGGCGAGCTGACCGTTGACAGTGTCCCGCTGACCGAGATCGTCGAATATCGCGATCAGGCCAGCGAGCTGGTCGACAAGGTCGGCTTCGACAACTGA
- the ggt gene encoding gamma-glutamyltransferase: protein MAILESLRRTGAAALALAATAALPLSAQEVAIYSGMDRMHPVWAENGMVAAQERVAAEIGRDILEQGGNAIDAGVAVAFALAVTLPRAGNLGGGGFMLVHDAETGETHAIDYREMAPAGATRDMFLDAEGNADSDKSRFTGAAAGVPGTVAGMKLVLDEYGSMEWADVIAPAIRLAEEGIEVTPDLADSLEALKERLTRYPSAAEIFYKEGGELYRPGDTLVQADLADTLKTIAEQGPEGFYTGEVAEAIVSSVTEAGGFITTEDMANYEAVQREPIRGTYRGYEIVSMPPPSSGGIHLVQILNALEAYPIGALGANSAQTIHLMAEAMKLAYADRSEFLGDTDFVDVPIDILTSKDYAADMREKIDTNFATPSEQIAPADLAPYESNETTHFSIIDKDGNAVSNTYTINFSYGSGLVAEGTGVLMNNEMDDFSAKPGVPNAYGLIGGDANAVEPGKRPLSSMTPTIVNKDGEVWLVTGSPGGARIITTVLQVIMNMIDHDMNVAEATASPRIHHQWLPDELRIEEGISIDTQRALQGMGQNISLQEVMGSTQSVMRDPESGYLLGASDPRRAGAATVGY from the coding sequence ATGGCGATTCTGGAAAGCCTGCGCAGGACCGGAGCCGCGGCTCTGGCGCTTGCAGCGACGGCGGCGCTGCCGCTGAGCGCGCAGGAGGTGGCGATCTATTCGGGGATGGACCGGATGCACCCCGTCTGGGCGGAAAACGGCATGGTTGCCGCGCAGGAACGCGTCGCCGCCGAAATCGGCCGGGATATTCTTGAACAGGGTGGCAATGCGATAGATGCGGGCGTGGCGGTGGCGTTCGCGCTTGCGGTGACGCTGCCGCGCGCGGGCAATCTGGGCGGTGGCGGCTTCATGCTGGTTCATGATGCCGAAACCGGCGAGACCCATGCAATTGATTATCGCGAAATGGCCCCGGCAGGGGCGACGCGCGACATGTTCCTCGACGCGGAAGGCAATGCCGACAGCGACAAGTCGCGCTTCACCGGCGCAGCCGCCGGGGTGCCCGGCACGGTAGCCGGAATGAAGCTGGTGCTCGATGAATATGGCAGCATGGAGTGGGCCGATGTGATCGCTCCTGCGATCCGGCTGGCCGAGGAAGGGATCGAGGTGACGCCTGATCTCGCCGACAGTCTCGAAGCGCTGAAAGAGCGTCTGACCCGCTATCCGTCGGCGGCAGAGATCTTCTATAAGGAGGGCGGCGAACTTTACCGTCCCGGCGATACGCTCGTGCAGGCGGATCTGGCCGACACGCTCAAGACGATCGCCGAACAGGGCCCCGAGGGGTTCTATACCGGCGAGGTGGCCGAGGCCATCGTCAGCTCGGTGACCGAGGCGGGCGGCTTCATCACCACCGAGGATATGGCGAATTACGAAGCCGTCCAGCGTGAGCCGATCCGCGGCACCTATCGCGGCTATGAGATCGTGTCCATGCCGCCGCCCTCTTCCGGCGGGATCCATCTGGTGCAGATCCTGAACGCGCTCGAAGCCTATCCGATCGGCGCGCTCGGGGCGAACAGCGCCCAGACGATCCATCTCATGGCCGAGGCGATGAAGCTGGCCTATGCAGACCGTTCGGAGTTTCTGGGAGATACGGATTTCGTCGATGTGCCCATCGATATCCTGACCAGCAAGGATTACGCGGCGGATATGCGTGAAAAGATCGACACGAATTTCGCGACCCCATCCGAACAGATCGCGCCCGCCGATCTCGCGCCCTACGAGTCGAACGAAACCACGCATTTCTCGATCATCGACAAGGACGGCAACGCGGTTTCGAACACCTATACGATCAACTTCTCCTACGGGTCGGGGCTGGTCGCGGAGGGCACCGGCGTGCTGATGAACAACGAAATGGACGATTTCTCGGCCAAGCCGGGCGTGCCGAATGCCTATGGGCTGATCGGCGGCGACGCGAATGCGGTCGAACCGGGCAAGCGCCCTCTGTCCTCGATGACACCGACCATCGTCAACAAGGACGGAGAAGTCTGGCTGGTCACCGGATCGCCCGGCGGGGCGCGGATCATCACCACCGTGCTTCAGGTCATCATGAACATGATCGACCATGACATGAACGTGGCCGAGGCGACCGCCAGCCCGCGCATTCACCATCAGTGGCTGCCTGACGAGCTGCGCATCGAGGAAGGGATCAGCATCGACACCCAGCGCGCGCTTCAGGGAATGGGGCAGAACATCTCGCTTCAAGAGGTGATGGGCTCGACCCAATCGGTCATGCGCGACCCCGAAAGCGGCTATCTTCTGGGCGCCTCGGACCCGCGCCGTGCCGGAGCGGCCACGGTCGGATACTGA
- a CDS encoding GbsR/MarR family transcriptional regulator produces MTAISDIRADFIEKVGQITQRENMPRIAGRVLGLLIFDGKPVAFGDLAQELQVSRGSISSSVRMLEDRGVIRRIGLPGERQDFFELAAPPFAGFLEGALRRIRQTRREINETLDALPDDARGPQCRIKAYSDFYATIGMALGHALEQDLAADRV; encoded by the coding sequence ATGACAGCGATATCCGACATCAGGGCCGATTTCATCGAGAAGGTGGGCCAGATCACGCAGCGTGAAAACATGCCGCGCATCGCGGGGCGCGTGCTCGGCCTGCTGATCTTCGACGGCAAGCCGGTCGCGTTCGGCGATCTCGCGCAGGAGCTTCAGGTCAGCCGCGGCAGCATCAGCTCGAGCGTGCGGATGCTGGAAGATCGCGGAGTCATCCGGCGTATCGGCCTGCCCGGCGAGCGTCAGGATTTTTTTGAACTCGCCGCGCCGCCCTTCGCCGGATTCCTGGAGGGGGCGCTGAGGCGCATCAGACAGACGCGCCGGGAAATCAATGAAACGCTCGACGCCCTGCCCGACGATGCGCGCGGCCCGCAATGCCGCATCAAGGCCTATAGCGATTTCTACGCAACGATCGGCATGGCCCTTGGCCACGCGCTTGAACAGGATTTGGCCGCTGACCGGGTGTGA
- a CDS encoding 6,7-dimethyl-8-ribityllumazine synthase, which produces MTKSPNFAFIKAGWHADIVDQALVGFKDRLTELDVDAEVDIFDVPGAFEMPLLAQKLAASGRYDAIAAAALVVDGGIYRHEFVAQSVVSGLMEAGLNTGVPVLSVSLTPHHFQPGAAHEDFFRAHFVTKGREAADAALRVMRLHATLHDAAPSSAAA; this is translated from the coding sequence GTGACAAAATCCCCCAATTTCGCCTTCATCAAGGCAGGCTGGCATGCCGATATCGTCGATCAGGCGCTGGTCGGCTTCAAGGACAGGCTGACCGAGCTGGATGTTGACGCCGAGGTCGACATATTCGATGTGCCCGGTGCCTTTGAAATGCCGCTCTTGGCGCAGAAACTGGCCGCAAGCGGAAGATACGATGCCATCGCGGCGGCGGCGCTTGTGGTGGATGGCGGGATCTATCGCCACGAATTCGTGGCGCAGTCCGTCGTCAGCGGGCTGATGGAGGCAGGGCTGAACACCGGCGTGCCGGTGCTGTCCGTGTCGCTGACCCCGCATCATTTCCAGCCGGGCGCGGCGCATGAGGACTTCTTCCGCGCGCATTTCGTCACCAAGGGGCGCGAGGCAGCCGATGCTGCGCTTCGCGTGATGAGACTGCACGCGACATTGCACGACGCCGCGCCATCGTCTGCGGCGGCCTGA
- a CDS encoding efflux RND transporter permease subunit, giving the protein MNGIIDAAFSRSRVMIMTLVMILCVGAVAYVSIPKEANPEVPLPLVYVSTTLEGISPTDAERLLIEPMETEFGAIEGLQKMSSEAAEGFASVQLEFTAGGDIDEALDKVREAADNVESELPDDADDLNIVEINTALFPIITVVLSGPVPERTLNAIAEDTQDALEGLPGVLEVDMGGKRDEFLEVLIDPTVFQTYNLSFEEVISTIQRNNRLITAGAIETGGGRIVLKVPGLIQGLDDVMEMPIKVSGDAVVTFGDVATVRRTFEDPTSFARIDGQPAISLEVKKRSGANIIDTVADVRSTIATLQADWPETLRVNYLQDQSKEVKSLLSDLEANVIAAVILVMIVIVFALGLRSAILVGLAIPGAFLAGVTALWAMGYTMNIVVLFSLILVVGMLVDGAIVTVELADRRLQEGATRKEAYAFAAKRMSWPIIASTATTLSVFFPLLFWTGLVGEFMKFLPVTVLLTLFASLFMALIFIPVVGGVIGKRQPQSASAKEALHAAELGDPRRMGGFTGAYVRLLQWAILRPGATVILAVALLMGGFALYGQFGRGLSFFPSVEPEFMQVQVRARDNFSIWERDTLVREVEDRLLGYDEIDSVYARSTMSAGQGDEETIGTLQLDLIEWDERPTAAEIGERIRSDVADIAGIDVQVQTESGGPTQGKPVQLQIEIRDPKTQNAAVDQVLGMMAEIGGFTDVTDTRPLPGVEVSIIVDRAEAARYGADVSMLGQSIQLLTQGITVTDYRPDDTDGALDIRVRFPRDQRSLAQLGNLRVPTTAGLVPISNFVAFEPTERVGIVRRVDEQRVVTIEANVAPGLLVNDQINSLQAALNQGDLPEGISYSFEGEAEDQQEAMTFLIGAFIAALSLMVIILVLQFNSFYQAFVVMSAIVFSIAGVLLGLVVTGRPFGVVMGGIAVIALAGIVVNNNIVLIDTYNDLRRSGQNPLEAALRTGAQRLRPVFLTSVTTALGLMPMVIGVNLNFFTREVVYGAPSTQWWTELSSAIAGGLVIATILTLVVTPAMLMLGERRSEKRAANRNARRDASRGPDALGAEAAGS; this is encoded by the coding sequence GTGAACGGGATCATCGACGCCGCATTCTCGCGCAGCCGGGTCATGATCATGACGCTGGTCATGATCCTCTGCGTCGGTGCCGTGGCCTATGTCTCGATCCCCAAGGAAGCCAATCCCGAGGTGCCGCTGCCCCTCGTCTATGTCTCGACGACACTGGAAGGGATCAGCCCGACCGATGCCGAGCGCCTGCTGATCGAACCGATGGAGACCGAATTCGGTGCCATCGAGGGCTTGCAGAAAATGTCGAGCGAGGCGGCAGAAGGCTTCGCCAGCGTCCAGCTGGAATTCACCGCTGGCGGCGATATCGACGAGGCGCTCGACAAGGTGCGCGAAGCAGCGGACAACGTCGAAAGCGAATTGCCCGACGATGCCGACGACCTGAATATCGTCGAGATCAACACCGCGCTGTTCCCCATCATCACCGTGGTGCTGTCCGGCCCCGTGCCCGAGCGGACACTGAACGCGATTGCCGAAGACACGCAGGATGCGCTCGAAGGGCTGCCCGGCGTTTTGGAAGTCGATATGGGCGGCAAGCGCGACGAGTTCCTTGAGGTGCTGATCGATCCGACCGTGTTCCAGACCTATAATCTCAGCTTCGAAGAGGTCATCAGCACCATTCAGCGGAATAACCGGCTGATCACCGCTGGCGCCATCGAGACTGGCGGCGGCCGCATCGTGCTGAAGGTGCCGGGGCTGATCCAGGGTCTGGACGATGTGATGGAGATGCCGATCAAGGTCAGCGGCGATGCGGTGGTGACCTTCGGCGATGTGGCGACCGTGCGCCGCACCTTCGAGGACCCAACCAGCTTTGCCCGCATCGATGGGCAGCCGGCCATCTCGCTGGAAGTCAAGAAGCGGTCGGGCGCGAATATCATCGACACGGTCGCCGATGTGCGCAGCACCATCGCAACGCTTCAGGCTGACTGGCCCGAGACGTTGCGGGTGAACTATCTTCAGGATCAGAGCAAGGAGGTTAAATCCCTGCTCTCGGATCTTGAGGCCAATGTCATCGCCGCCGTGATCCTGGTGATGATCGTGATCGTCTTCGCCCTTGGTCTGCGCTCGGCGATTCTTGTCGGGCTGGCGATTCCGGGTGCGTTCCTGGCCGGTGTGACGGCGCTTTGGGCGATGGGCTATACGATGAATATCGTGGTGCTGTTCTCGCTCATCCTCGTCGTCGGGATGCTGGTGGACGGCGCCATCGTCACGGTCGAACTCGCCGACCGGCGCCTGCAGGAGGGCGCGACCCGCAAGGAAGCCTATGCCTTCGCCGCAAAGCGCATGTCCTGGCCAATCATCGCCTCGACCGCGACCACATTGTCGGTGTTCTTCCCGCTGCTGTTCTGGACCGGACTCGTCGGCGAGTTCATGAAGTTCCTGCCGGTGACCGTTCTGCTGACGCTGTTTGCCTCGCTGTTCATGGCGCTCATCTTCATTCCCGTGGTGGGCGGGGTGATCGGCAAGCGCCAGCCTCAATCCGCGAGCGCCAAGGAAGCGTTGCATGCAGCCGAGCTCGGCGATCCGCGCCGGATGGGGGGCTTTACCGGGGCCTATGTGCGGCTGCTGCAATGGGCGATCCTGCGCCCCGGCGCGACGGTGATTCTGGCCGTGGCGCTGCTGATGGGGGGCTTTGCGCTTTACGGCCAGTTCGGGCGCGGCCTGTCCTTCTTTCCCTCGGTCGAGCCGGAATTCATGCAGGTTCAGGTGCGCGCGCGGGACAATTTCTCGATCTGGGAGCGCGACACGCTGGTGCGCGAGGTCGAGGACCGGCTGCTCGGCTATGACGAGATCGACAGCGTCTATGCCCGCTCGACCATGAGCGCGGGGCAAGGCGATGAAGAAACCATCGGCACGTTGCAGCTCGATCTGATCGAATGGGACGAGCGCCCGACTGCTGCCGAGATCGGCGAACGGATCCGCAGCGATGTGGCCGATATTGCCGGGATCGATGTGCAGGTGCAGACCGAAAGCGGCGGGCCCACGCAGGGCAAGCCGGTGCAGCTTCAGATCGAAATCCGCGACCCCAAGACGCAGAACGCGGCCGTCGATCAGGTTCTGGGCATGATGGCGGAGATTGGCGGCTTTACCGACGTCACCGATACGCGCCCCCTGCCCGGCGTCGAGGTCTCGATCATCGTGGATCGTGCCGAAGCAGCGCGCTACGGCGCTGATGTGAGCATGCTTGGTCAGTCGATTCAGCTTCTGACGCAGGGCATCACCGTGACCGATTACCGCCCCGACGACACCGATGGCGCGCTTGACATCAGGGTGAGGTTCCCGCGCGACCAGCGTTCGCTGGCGCAGCTCGGCAATCTGCGCGTGCCGACCACAGCGGGGCTGGTGCCGATCTCGAACTTCGTCGCCTTCGAGCCGACCGAGCGGGTCGGCATCGTCCGCCGCGTCGACGAACAGCGCGTCGTCACCATCGAGGCGAATGTCGCGCCCGGCCTGCTGGTCAACGATCAGATCAACTCCCTGCAGGCGGCGCTGAATCAGGGCGACCTGCCTGAAGGAATCTCATATTCCTTCGAGGGCGAAGCCGAGGACCAGCAGGAGGCAATGACCTTCCTGATCGGTGCCTTCATCGCGGCGCTATCGCTGATGGTCATAATACTGGTTTTGCAGTTCAACAGCTTCTATCAGGCCTTCGTGGTGATGAGCGCGATCGTCTTTTCCATCGCCGGGGTGCTTCTGGGACTGGTCGTCACCGGACGGCCCTTCGGGGTGGTCATGGGCGGGATCGCGGTGATCGCGCTCGCGGGGATCGTGGTGAACAACAATATCGTTCTGATCGACACCTATAATGATCTGCGCCGCAGCGGTCAGAACCCGCTCGAGGCCGCGCTGCGCACCGGTGCGCAGCGTCTGCGCCCGGTGTTTCTGACTTCGGTGACGACGGCGCTCGGGCTGATGCCGATGGTGATCGGGGTGAACCTGAATTTCTTCACCCGCGAGGTCGTCTATGGTGCGCCCTCCACGCAGTGGTGGACCGAGCTTTCAAGCGCCATTGCGGGCGGTCTGGTGATCGCGACGATCCTGACGCTGGTCGTGACCCCGGCCATGCTGATGCTGGGCGAACGCCGCAGCGAAAAGCGCGCGGCAAATCGTAATGCCCGGCGCGATGCATCGCGCGGGCCGGATGCGCTTGGGGCAGAGGCGGCTGGGTCCTGA